In bacterium, a genomic segment contains:
- a CDS encoding EamA family transporter translates to MIWVIYSLISAFSSATTDTLSKKAMEKENQYLILWVRLVYCLPFLMPLLIFIQIPE, encoded by the coding sequence ATGATTTGGGTTATTTATTCATTAATTTCTGCCTTTTCTTCTGCAACAACAGATACACTTTCTAAAAAGGCAATGGAAAAAGAAAACCAATATTTAATTCTCTGGGTAAGATTGGTTTATTGCCTGCCTTTTCTTATGCCATTACTTATTTTTATCCAGATTCCTGAG